A part of Neodiprion pinetum isolate iyNeoPine1 chromosome 4, iyNeoPine1.2, whole genome shotgun sequence genomic DNA contains:
- the LOC124217752 gene encoding serine/threonine-protein kinase dyf-5 isoform X2 produces MKMNRYITLHQLGDGTYGSVVLGQRIDTGEKVAIKRMKRKYYSWEEAMNLREVKSLKKLSHANVVKLKEVIRENDVLYFVFEYMKENLYQLMKDREKLFPEPVIRNMVYQVLQGLAFMHKHGFFHRDMKPENLLCMGPELIKIADFGLAREIRSRPPYTDYVSTRWYRAPEVLLHSTTYNSPIDIWAVGCIMAELYTFRPLFPGNSEIDEIFKICSVIGTPNKDDWPEGYQLAAAMNFKFPNFSPTPLSKLIPNASQESVSLMEDMMRWNPVQRPTAQQSLRYRYFQVGGPRQVSSKKMAVGSQRELVMNKVNLPASIITSNGTYNQPDMISTVVQTSGKILPDNTNAKLLPDRVYKENRTNWNSTYPNNAQENVKQTNARWTQPAWTESLPSQNWTRVQPNLKNSSRKVSAKQHYLGVARYIAGQSTALPSRNGDADVNRTRITLNGSIPPPVPNPPEDIEEKIDSLWGSQENIDTQAKQHYLARSRYVAGQSTRMPYPSVYGTSQIGGTVIPTNKPSPLQANLFGSVLNARSSGVHGRTDWAAKYLN; encoded by the exons ATGAAGATGAATCGGTATATTACGTTGCATCAGTTAGGAGATGGGACATACGGATCCGTTGTACTTGGTCAGAGAATTGATACGGGTGAAAAAGTGGCGATAAAaaggatgaaaagaaaatattattcttgggAAGAAGCTATGAATCTGCGGGAAGTCAAG TCGCTGAAAAAACTCAGTCATGCAAACGTAGTTAAACTGAAGGAAGTGATACGAGAGAATGatgttttgtattttgtttttgaatacATGAAGGAGAATCTTTATCAACTGATGAAAGATAG GGAGAAACTTTTTCCCGAACCTGTGATCAGAAACATGGTATATCAGGTATTGCAGGGTTTGGCTTTCATGCACAAGCACGGCTTCTTTCATCGCGACATGAAACCTGAAAATTTGCTCTGCATGGGGCCAGAACTGATAAAAATTGCTGACTTTGGGTTGGCCAGAGAAATTAGATCAAGACCACCTTATACAGATTATGTTTCTACCAGATG GTATAGAGCGCCAGAAGTTCTGTTGCACTCTACTACTTATAACAGCCCCATAGATATTTGGGCCGTTGGTTGTATAATGGCTGAATTATACACGTTTAGGCCATTATTTCCTGGCAATAGCGAGATTGACGAGATATTTAAAATCTGTTCTGTTATTGGCACACCAAACAAG GATGACTGGCCTGAGGGTTATCAGCTGGCTGCCGccatgaatttcaaatttccaaacttCAGTCCTACCCCGTTGAGTAAATTGATACCAAACGCCAGTCAGGAATCTGTCTCACTTATGGAAGACATGATGAGGTGGAATCCGGTTCAAAGACCGACGGCGCAGCAATCTTTGAG GTATCGTTACTTCCAAGTTGGTGGACCACGACAAGTCAGTAGCAAAAAAATGGCTGTAGGATCACAGCGGGAACTTGTTATGAACAAGGTGAATCTGCCTGCCTCGATAATCACTTCAAACGGAACTTACAATCAACCGGATATGATCAGTACTGTTGTTCAGACTAG TGGAAAAATTCTACCGGATAACACGAATGCAAAGCTGCTACCGGATCGAGTCTACAAGGAGAATCGAACTAATTGGAATTCCACCTATCCAAACAATGCTCAAGAAAACGTTAAACAGACGAATGCCAGGTGGACTCAGCCGGCTTGGACCGAGTCATTGCCATCCCAGAATTGGACTCGCGTTCAACCGAACCTTAAAAACTCTTCAAGAAAGGTCTCGGCGAAGCAACACTACCTTGGCGTAGCTCGTTACATCGCAGGACAGAGCACTGCCCTGCCGTCCAG AAACGGCGACGCGGATGTCAACCGAACAAGAATTACATTGAATGGGTCGATTCCTCCTCCTGTTCCTAATCCTCCAGAAGATATCGAGGAGAAAATTGATTCGTTATGGGGATCTCAGGAAAATATTGACACCCAAGCGAAACAACATTACTTAGCTAGAAGTCGATACGTCGCTGGCCAAAGCACACGAATGCCATACCCAAGCGTTTATGGTACGTCGCAAATCGGTGGTACAG tCATACCAACTAACAAACCGTCGCCACTTCAGGCGAATCTGTTTGGAAGCGTTTTGAACGCAAGATCTAGCGGAGTTCATGGGAGAACAGACTGGGCTGCAAAATACTTAAACTAA
- the LOC124217752 gene encoding serine/threonine-protein kinase dyf-5 isoform X1, which produces MKMNRYITLHQLGDGTYGSVVLGQRIDTGEKVAIKRMKRKYYSWEEAMNLREVKSLKKLSHANVVKLKEVIRENDVLYFVFEYMKENLYQLMKDREKLFPEPVIRNMVYQVLQGLAFMHKHGFFHRDMKPENLLCMGPELIKIADFGLAREIRSRPPYTDYVSTRWYRAPEVLLHSTTYNSPIDIWAVGCIMAELYTFRPLFPGNSEIDEIFKICSVIGTPNKDDWPEGYQLAAAMNFKFPNFSPTPLSKLIPNASQESVSLMEDMMRWNPVQRPTAQQSLRYRYFQVGGPRQVSSKKMAVGSQRELVMNKVNLPASIITSNGTYNQPDMISTVVQTRLQEKVQVQQPVMPLYTRNNNTNNNINNKTNNSNRKQEKNTAVWDDDEFADVLGGKILPDNTNAKLLPDRVYKENRTNWNSTYPNNAQENVKQTNARWTQPAWTESLPSQNWTRVQPNLKNSSRKVSAKQHYLGVARYIAGQSTALPSRNGDADVNRTRITLNGSIPPPVPNPPEDIEEKIDSLWGSQENIDTQAKQHYLARSRYVAGQSTRMPYPSVYGTSQIGGTVIPTNKPSPLQANLFGSVLNARSSGVHGRTDWAAKYLN; this is translated from the exons ATGAAGATGAATCGGTATATTACGTTGCATCAGTTAGGAGATGGGACATACGGATCCGTTGTACTTGGTCAGAGAATTGATACGGGTGAAAAAGTGGCGATAAAaaggatgaaaagaaaatattattcttgggAAGAAGCTATGAATCTGCGGGAAGTCAAG TCGCTGAAAAAACTCAGTCATGCAAACGTAGTTAAACTGAAGGAAGTGATACGAGAGAATGatgttttgtattttgtttttgaatacATGAAGGAGAATCTTTATCAACTGATGAAAGATAG GGAGAAACTTTTTCCCGAACCTGTGATCAGAAACATGGTATATCAGGTATTGCAGGGTTTGGCTTTCATGCACAAGCACGGCTTCTTTCATCGCGACATGAAACCTGAAAATTTGCTCTGCATGGGGCCAGAACTGATAAAAATTGCTGACTTTGGGTTGGCCAGAGAAATTAGATCAAGACCACCTTATACAGATTATGTTTCTACCAGATG GTATAGAGCGCCAGAAGTTCTGTTGCACTCTACTACTTATAACAGCCCCATAGATATTTGGGCCGTTGGTTGTATAATGGCTGAATTATACACGTTTAGGCCATTATTTCCTGGCAATAGCGAGATTGACGAGATATTTAAAATCTGTTCTGTTATTGGCACACCAAACAAG GATGACTGGCCTGAGGGTTATCAGCTGGCTGCCGccatgaatttcaaatttccaaacttCAGTCCTACCCCGTTGAGTAAATTGATACCAAACGCCAGTCAGGAATCTGTCTCACTTATGGAAGACATGATGAGGTGGAATCCGGTTCAAAGACCGACGGCGCAGCAATCTTTGAG GTATCGTTACTTCCAAGTTGGTGGACCACGACAAGTCAGTAGCAAAAAAATGGCTGTAGGATCACAGCGGGAACTTGTTATGAACAAGGTGAATCTGCCTGCCTCGATAATCACTTCAAACGGAACTTACAATCAACCGGATATGATCAGTACTGTTGTTCAGACTAG GTTACAGGAAAAAGTACAGGTTCAGCAACCCGTAATGCCGTTATACACACGCAATAACAATACCAATAAcaatattaacaataaaacTAACAATAGTAATcggaaacaagaaaaaaatacagcagTATGGGATGATGACGAGTTTGCTGATGTTTTAGG TGGAAAAATTCTACCGGATAACACGAATGCAAAGCTGCTACCGGATCGAGTCTACAAGGAGAATCGAACTAATTGGAATTCCACCTATCCAAACAATGCTCAAGAAAACGTTAAACAGACGAATGCCAGGTGGACTCAGCCGGCTTGGACCGAGTCATTGCCATCCCAGAATTGGACTCGCGTTCAACCGAACCTTAAAAACTCTTCAAGAAAGGTCTCGGCGAAGCAACACTACCTTGGCGTAGCTCGTTACATCGCAGGACAGAGCACTGCCCTGCCGTCCAG AAACGGCGACGCGGATGTCAACCGAACAAGAATTACATTGAATGGGTCGATTCCTCCTCCTGTTCCTAATCCTCCAGAAGATATCGAGGAGAAAATTGATTCGTTATGGGGATCTCAGGAAAATATTGACACCCAAGCGAAACAACATTACTTAGCTAGAAGTCGATACGTCGCTGGCCAAAGCACACGAATGCCATACCCAAGCGTTTATGGTACGTCGCAAATCGGTGGTACAG tCATACCAACTAACAAACCGTCGCCACTTCAGGCGAATCTGTTTGGAAGCGTTTTGAACGCAAGATCTAGCGGAGTTCATGGGAGAACAGACTGGGCTGCAAAATACTTAAACTAA